One window from the genome of Abyssisolibacter fermentans encodes:
- a CDS encoding ABC transporter permease, which produces MNKKWIAYPYVLWSLIFIVVPLLLIIVFSITYGNKQNIVDLKPTLTNFMKFFDPIYIKVLYRSLKLAVLTTIICLILGYPMAFILAGLEPKKQRILSLLFLLPMWMNFLLRTYAWLTILNREGIINSIIKMMGFEPMNNLLYNSGAVMMGMVYNFLPFMVLPIYTVLNKMDNNIIEAAQDLGADRLTVFRKIIFPLSLPGIISGITMVFMPAVSTFVISRLLGGGQYMLIGNLIERQFMKVGDWHFGSAISMIMMIIVFISMAILNKYDKDNDGGNILW; this is translated from the coding sequence GTGAACAAGAAATGGATAGCGTATCCTTATGTTTTATGGAGTTTAATATTTATAGTAGTACCATTATTGTTGATAATAGTTTTTAGTATAACTTATGGAAATAAACAAAACATTGTAGATTTAAAACCTACGCTTACAAACTTCATGAAATTTTTTGATCCGATTTATATAAAAGTATTATACAGGTCATTAAAATTGGCAGTTTTAACAACAATAATCTGCTTAATATTAGGGTATCCTATGGCTTTTATTCTTGCAGGTTTAGAACCTAAAAAACAACGTATTTTATCATTGTTATTTTTATTACCAATGTGGATGAATTTTTTATTGAGAACATATGCTTGGTTAACTATTTTAAATAGAGAAGGAATTATTAATAGTATTATAAAAATGATGGGTTTTGAGCCCATGAATAATCTATTGTATAATAGTGGTGCTGTAATGATGGGGATGGTATATAATTTTTTGCCTTTTATGGTATTGCCAATATATACAGTACTAAATAAAATGGATAATAATATAATTGAAGCAGCACAGGATTTAGGTGCTGATAGATTAACAGTTTTTAGAAAAATCATATTTCCTTTAAGTTTACCGGGAATTATCTCGGGCATAACTATGGTTTTTATGCCTGCTGTTAGTACTTTTGTTATATCTAGACTTTTAGGTGGAGGACAATATATGCTGATAGGTAATCTTATTGAACGTCAGTTTATGAAAGTAGGAGATTGGCATTTTGGCAGTGCTATATCTATGATAATGATGATTATAGTGTTCATTTCTATGGCTATATTGAATAAATATGATAAAGATAATGATGGAGGAAATATTTTATGGTAG
- the thiI gene encoding tRNA uracil 4-sulfurtransferase ThiI: protein MVKVVSVSFGEVALKGKNRSYFVNKLIKHLKRVIRNFDNTNVYQDRSKIFIEAEEEDIDEIANIVKKVFGIVLISKCYKIDKDMDLLRECAVKVMEEESEKREIKTFKVDAKRGDKKFHLNSMEIERDLGGVILKNVNDISVDVHNPDIYVYVEVRDFCYVYTEKIKAYGGLPVGTNGKGILLLSGGIDSPVAGFMMSKRGIKIDCVHYHSYPFTSERAEEKVMSLAKIMAQYCGDMRIHSVNILNIQKSINENCPQSQMTIISRRFMMRIAEKIALENDHDALITGESLGQVASQTIKGLNATNASVTLPVFRPLIGMDKTDIIEIAQDIKTFETSILPYEDCCSVFSPKHPVTRPKLEAIEKSESNLNIDELIKEAIDNKTVRTIKY, encoded by the coding sequence TTGGTAAAAGTAGTATCAGTTAGTTTTGGAGAAGTTGCTTTAAAAGGGAAAAATAGATCATATTTTGTAAATAAATTAATAAAGCATTTAAAAAGAGTAATTAGAAACTTTGATAATACAAATGTATATCAAGATAGAAGTAAAATTTTTATTGAAGCTGAAGAAGAAGATATAGATGAAATTGCTAATATTGTTAAGAAAGTTTTTGGTATAGTACTTATAAGCAAATGTTATAAAATAGATAAAGATATGGATTTATTAAGAGAATGTGCTGTAAAAGTAATGGAAGAAGAAAGTGAAAAAAGAGAGATAAAGACTTTTAAAGTTGATGCAAAAAGAGGAGATAAAAAATTTCATCTAAATTCCATGGAAATAGAAAGAGATTTAGGTGGGGTTATACTTAAAAATGTAAATGATATTTCAGTTGATGTACATAATCCAGACATATATGTTTATGTAGAAGTTAGAGATTTTTGTTATGTTTATACTGAAAAAATAAAAGCATACGGAGGACTTCCAGTAGGTACAAATGGTAAAGGAATCCTATTGTTATCAGGTGGTATAGATAGCCCTGTAGCAGGTTTTATGATGAGTAAAAGAGGAATTAAAATAGATTGTGTTCATTATCATAGTTATCCTTTTACAAGTGAAAGAGCTGAAGAAAAGGTTATGTCATTAGCTAAAATAATGGCACAATATTGTGGAGATATGAGAATTCACAGTGTTAACATATTAAACATTCAAAAGAGTATAAATGAAAATTGTCCTCAAAGTCAAATGACAATAATTTCAAGAAGATTTATGATGAGGATAGCAGAGAAAATAGCTTTAGAAAATGACCACGATGCATTGATTACTGGGGAAAGCTTAGGCCAAGTTGCTAGTCAGACCATAAAAGGATTAAATGCAACTAATGCTTCTGTAACACTACCTGTTTTTAGGCCGCTTATTGGAATGGATAAAACAGACATAATAGAGATAGCACAAGATATAAAAACTTTTGAAACGTCTATATTACCATATGAAGATTGTTGTTCAGTTTTTTCACCAAAGCATCCAGTAACCAGACCAAAGCTTGAAGCAATAGAAAAATCTGAGTCCAATTTAAATATTGATGAACTAATAAAAGAAGCTATAGATAATAAAACAGTTAGAACTATAAAATATTAA
- a CDS encoding TetR/AcrR family transcriptional regulator, with the protein MPKIVDYEKRKSYIAQEAVHVFIEKGFHKTKLLDIAKKCGMGRTTLYQYFKNKDDIFKYVVDNERNAIIHKFDKIKEDNTINSIDKIKKIIQEVVSNDFISDIIIIFVELWLLVKRENKFENNILLENAMKIRSMFKDLLNMAMNDGEIKEIDPQMMSYTIFSFVEAMAIERYIDKDVTLEQKIEAVNVLIDGLKK; encoded by the coding sequence ATGCCAAAAATAGTTGATTACGAAAAGAGAAAAAGTTATATTGCACAAGAAGCCGTTCATGTTTTTATAGAAAAAGGATTTCACAAAACTAAATTATTAGATATAGCTAAAAAGTGTGGAATGGGGAGAACGACACTATATCAATATTTTAAAAATAAAGATGATATATTTAAATATGTAGTAGATAACGAAAGAAATGCCATAATACATAAATTTGACAAAATAAAAGAAGATAACACCATAAATTCCATTGATAAAATAAAAAAAATTATACAAGAAGTAGTATCTAATGATTTTATTAGTGATATTATTATTATATTTGTTGAACTTTGGTTACTAGTAAAAAGAGAAAATAAATTTGAAAACAATATTTTGTTAGAAAATGCTATGAAAATTAGAAGTATGTTTAAAGATTTGCTAAATATGGCTATGAATGATGGGGAAATAAAAGAAATTGATCCTCAGATGATGTCTTATACTATTTTTTCTTTTGTAGAAGCAATGGCAATTGAGAGATATATTGATAAAGATGTGACATTAGAACAAAAGATAGAAGCTGTTAATGTATTAATTGATGGTTTAAAAAAATAA
- the potA gene encoding spermidine/putrescine ABC transporter ATP-binding protein, with the protein MKKEIIKLVNINKEYDGERILDNLNLSIKENEFLTLLGPSGCGKTTTLRIIAGFEQPTCGEILFEGSNINNVKPYKRSINTVFQKYALFPHMNIFENIAFGLRIKKISEKIIRNKVEAMLRLVNLKGYEKRSIDSLSGGQQQRIAIARALVNQPKVLLLDEPLGALDLKLRKEMQIELKNMQKKLGITFIYVTHDQEEALTMSDTVIVMNNGVIQQKGSPVDIYNEPQNRFVAKFIGESNIVKATMLEDYRVKFAGNIFKCIDEGFEKNEEVDVVIRPEDIKFVPESEEMFSGIVNNVIFKGVHYEILLIDHVGRQWMIHSTQSKTKGSKLSLSVEPQDIHVMKRVMA; encoded by the coding sequence TTGAAAAAAGAAATAATCAAACTGGTTAACATTAATAAAGAATACGATGGAGAGAGAATTTTAGATAATTTGAATTTGAGTATAAAAGAAAATGAATTTCTTACTTTATTGGGTCCAAGTGGTTGTGGTAAAACAACTACACTAAGGATAATAGCAGGTTTTGAACAACCAACTTGTGGAGAAATTCTATTTGAAGGCAGTAATATAAATAATGTTAAACCATATAAAAGATCTATCAATACGGTTTTTCAAAAATACGCATTATTTCCTCACATGAATATATTTGAAAATATTGCTTTTGGATTAAGAATAAAAAAGATTTCAGAAAAAATTATTAGAAATAAAGTTGAAGCTATGTTAAGGTTAGTAAATTTAAAGGGTTATGAAAAAAGAAGTATTGATTCATTGAGTGGAGGTCAACAGCAGCGAATAGCAATAGCTAGGGCTTTAGTAAATCAACCCAAAGTATTGTTATTGGATGAACCTTTGGGAGCATTGGATTTAAAGCTTAGAAAAGAAATGCAGATAGAGCTTAAAAACATGCAAAAAAAACTTGGAATTACTTTTATATATGTTACTCATGATCAAGAAGAGGCATTAACTATGTCTGATACAGTGATAGTTATGAATAATGGTGTTATCCAACAAAAAGGATCGCCCGTTGATATATATAATGAACCACAAAACAGATTTGTTGCTAAGTTTATAGGTGAAAGTAATATTGTAAAAGCAACAATGCTTGAAGATTATAGAGTAAAGTTTGCAGGAAATATTTTTAAATGTATTGATGAAGGTTTTGAAAAAAATGAAGAGGTTGATGTAGTTATTAGGCCGGAGGATATAAAATTTGTACCTGAATCAGAAGAAATGTTTTCAGGAATCGTCAATAACGTAATATTTAAAGGAGTTCATTATGAAATATTACTGATAGATCATGTGGGTAGGCAGTGGATGATACATAGTACTCAATCAAAGACAAAAGGCAGTAAATTAAGCTTAAGTGTTGAGCCTCAGGACATTCATGTTATGAAGAGGGTGATGGCGTGA
- a CDS encoding helix-turn-helix domain-containing protein, whose product MNIGKKIKRLRIKHGLTQEELADRSELSKGFISQVERDLTSPSIATLVDILESLGTNLQDFFNERQEEKIVFTKNDYFVKMDEDLNYEIQWIVPNAQKNIMEPILFELKENGRSNIDYPHEGEEFGYVMYGSVFVHLGSEKYKVKKGECFYFKADKDHYISNACKTKAKVLWINTPPNF is encoded by the coding sequence ATGAATATTGGTAAAAAGATTAAAAGGCTAAGAATAAAGCATGGATTAACTCAAGAGGAATTAGCAGATCGAAGTGAACTATCAAAAGGATTTATATCTCAAGTCGAGAGAGATCTTACATCACCGTCTATCGCGACTTTAGTAGATATATTAGAAAGTCTAGGGACTAATTTACAAGATTTTTTTAATGAAAGACAAGAAGAAAAAATAGTGTTTACTAAAAATGATTATTTTGTAAAGATGGATGAAGACTTAAATTATGAAATACAATGGATAGTACCAAATGCGCAAAAGAACATTATGGAGCCAATTCTATTTGAACTAAAAGAAAATGGGAGATCGAATATAGATTATCCTCATGAGGGAGAAGAATTTGGATATGTTATGTATGGAAGTGTGTTTGTTCATTTAGGTAGTGAAAAATACAAGGTTAAAAAGGGAGAATGCTTTTATTTTAAAGCTGATAAAGACCATTATATATCAAATGCATGTAAAACGAAGGCTAAAGTATTATGGATTAATACACCGCCAAATTTCTAA